The Glycine soja cultivar W05 chromosome 3, ASM419377v2, whole genome shotgun sequence genome window below encodes:
- the LOC114407368 gene encoding rapid alkalinization factor-like: MSGVSFLLALFMVVALSIFPSIVGAIGEHRLRWVPETTTPCQSSIEECMAEGEFGMDSESHRRILATSQYISYKALQRNTVPCSRRGASYYNCKPGADANPYTRGCPTITRCRNS; this comes from the coding sequence ATGTCaggtgtttcttttcttttggccTTGTTCATGGTAGTAGCTTTGTCTATCTTTCCTTCCATAGTGGGTGCAATAGGTGAGCACCGGCTAAGGTGGGTGCCTGAGACAACAACACCATGCCAAAGCTCCATAGAAGAGTGCATGGCAGAAGGTGAGTTTGGAATGGATTCAGAGTCCCACCGGCGCATTCTAGCGACCTCACAATATATAAGCTACAAGGCACTTCAACGTAACACCGTGCCATGCTCTAGGAGGGGTGCTTCCTACTACAACTGCAAGCCAGGTGCAGATGCTAATCCTTACACTCGTGGCTGCCCCACCATCACCCGTTGCCGTAATTCTTAG